Genomic segment of Veillonella parvula DSM 2008:
TAATCCCATTCATTTAGGTCATCTAATGATTGCAGAGGTGGCTTGTGAAAGCTTTAATTTAGAAAAGGTTATCTTTGTACCTGCTCATATTCCACCACATAAGCAATATGATGTGATAGATAGTCATCATCGCTATGCTATGACGGCGGCCGCAGTTTCGGATAATCCAAATTTTGAAATTTCTGATGTAGAGATGCGCCGAGAAGGCCCTTCGTATACCGTTGATACGATTCAATATTTTAAAAAACTATATGGTCCTACTGTTGAATTTTACTTTATTGCAGGGACTGATACTATTCGTGCATTACCGACTTGGAAATTTATAGATGAACTTATAGATGAGGTTCATTTTATTGGAGCTACTAGGCCAGATGGATCAAGTGCTATTGATTCTACTTTGGATGAGTTAGGATCTAAAGCACGTGAAAAAATACATGTTATGGAAGTGCCTGAAATGAAATTGTCTGCTACGTATTTACGAGAGCGCTTACGGTCTGGAAAGACAGTTCGTTATATGTTGCCTAAATGTGTAGTGGATTATATAGAAGAAAACCATATATATGGGAAGGAATAAATGATGTTATCGTTTGATGAAATACAACATAGGGTAAGCCAATGGATGGGGAAAAAACGTTTTAAGCATACCCTGGGTGTTGTTGAATCTGCAACTCAGTTGGCTAAACTTTACGATGTTGATGTAGAAAAAGCACGATTAGCGGCATTGCTACATGATTGTGCTAAAGAAATGCCTTTGAAAGAGATGCAAGATTTGGTGAAGGAGAATGATTACAAAGCTGATGAAGAATTATTAGCCAATGGTAATCTTTTACATGGATTAGCAGGTATGATTCGAGCTAAACTTGAGTTCTCTATAAC
This window contains:
- the nadD gene encoding nicotinate-nucleotide adenylyltransferase gives rise to the protein MVDKRRIGIIGGTFNPIHLGHLMIAEVACESFNLEKVIFVPAHIPPHKQYDVIDSHHRYAMTAAAVSDNPNFEISDVEMRREGPSYTVDTIQYFKKLYGPTVEFYFIAGTDTIRALPTWKFIDELIDEVHFIGATRPDGSSAIDSTLDELGSKAREKIHVMEVPEMKLSATYLRERLRSGKTVRYMLPKCVVDYIEENHIYGKE
- the yqeK gene encoding bis(5'-nucleosyl)-tetraphosphatase (symmetrical) YqeK, which encodes MLSFDEIQHRVSQWMGKKRFKHTLGVVESATQLAKLYDVDVEKARLAALLHDCAKEMPLKEMQDLVKENDYKADEELLANGNLLHGLAGMIRAKLEFSITDSEILEAIRVHTTGKVGMSTLDKVIFLADYIEPNRDFPGVDELRTVAKKDLNKAVLLGFDNTINHLIEQHLSIYPLTILGRNDVLKSCK